A stretch of Metabacillus sp. FJAT-52054 DNA encodes these proteins:
- a CDS encoding SDR family oxidoreductase has product MQNKVVIISGATSGIGMAAALTFAEKGASVYALGRNEESGKQLESKAENLKGSITFSKTDVDREESIKEFFESLGEEQDGFHVLFNNAGIGNTAIGPLSRIDEEDWEKLFNTNLKSQYFMIKHAEKYFSKNEPVSIINNAAIVGSEKFPPALPAYSASKAGVIAMTKSLASRFAKRNVRVNAISPGPVDTKLARGLYPNEESYEKAEKNHPRGKFGRPEEIAKAVYFLASPDSSYINGHNLIIDGGYSL; this is encoded by the coding sequence ATGCAAAACAAAGTTGTGATCATTTCAGGAGCCACCTCAGGAATTGGAATGGCCGCGGCTCTTACATTTGCTGAAAAAGGCGCTAGCGTATATGCACTTGGCAGAAATGAAGAGAGCGGCAAGCAGCTAGAATCAAAAGCAGAAAATCTCAAAGGCTCGATTACTTTTTCTAAAACAGATGTCGATCGTGAAGAAAGTATAAAGGAATTTTTCGAAAGTCTCGGGGAAGAACAGGACGGATTCCACGTTCTTTTCAACAATGCGGGGATAGGCAATACAGCTATCGGACCGCTTAGCAGAATTGATGAGGAAGATTGGGAGAAGCTTTTTAATACGAATTTAAAGTCCCAGTACTTCATGATTAAGCATGCGGAGAAATACTTCTCAAAAAATGAGCCTGTCAGCATCATCAACAACGCGGCTATTGTCGGAAGCGAGAAATTCCCGCCTGCTCTCCCAGCATACAGCGCAAGTAAAGCAGGCGTTATTGCCATGACGAAATCGCTCGCCTCCCGCTTTGCGAAACGGAATGTCCGGGTAAACGCCATTTCGCCGGGTCCAGTTGATACTAAACTTGCCAGAGGTCTTTATCCAAATGAAGAATCCTATGAAAAGGCAGAAAAAAATCATCCACGAGGCAAATTCGGCAGACCCGAAGAAATTGCAAAAGCTGTCTACTTTCTGGCAAGTCCCGATTCCAGTTATATCAATGGGCATAACCTGATTATAGATGGCGGTTATTCTCTTTAA
- a CDS encoding immune inhibitor A domain-containing protein — translation MLPATGQASAAETSSAIESAPIDYNTIPEERLAEALKEQGVISKSATQTEINRAVKSYIQKKEGQKPSVAADSHGHAMDTKVKDFMNKQKEKIKKQFGKNKASKGKPNGLVKVDPAKGTAYNGKVREDKVLVLLTEFSDFKHNNVDQEKGYMYADDFNKEHYQKLMFGNEEFTMFNGEKIKTFKQYYEEQSGGSYTVNGVVSDWLTVPGKAKEYGDDNPNGGHDNQSPKGARDLVKDALNSAVAAGINLSEYDHFDQYDLDGDGNQNEPDGLVDHLMIIHAGTGQEAGGGRLGNDAIWSHRWTIGTQPYRIPGTTSSTPQYWGGQMAAFDYTVQPEDGAVGVFAHEFGHDLGLPDEYDTQYTGAGEPVASWSIMSGGSWNGNIAGTEPTSFSPMNKEFFQKGMGGNWANITEIDYNEINPFGYSTVIDQSVTKSKNPGIVKINLPKKAVKGIAPAFGNKYYYSTKGDDLNTSMSTPVFDLTAATTAKFDYKAYFDVEFEYDYLYVNAVKEDGTKVLVDTIGNDDTKGDASSESSLGQWVDKSYDLSQFKGSKIKLEFNYVTDGGLALDGFGLDNATLTVDGKVVLSDDAEGTPKMTLNGFIVSDGNYYKDNYYYLEWRNYAGSDKALAFSRGAKYNTGMLVWYGDESYLDNWTGPAHHPGYGFIGVVDSHPETVMGTLNGQKTAVNSTRYQVADAAFSWDKTPEFFVSSPTRGDYTFKGMLGNTLFDDSQTYIDYDLPDAGKILPRNGLKVQVMGEAKDNSAGMVWIRK, via the coding sequence ATGCTTCCTGCTACAGGACAAGCATCTGCTGCCGAAACGAGTTCAGCAATTGAATCAGCACCTATTGATTACAACACAATTCCTGAAGAAAGATTAGCAGAAGCATTAAAAGAACAAGGTGTGATTTCTAAATCTGCTACACAGACAGAGATTAATAGAGCGGTCAAATCCTATATTCAGAAAAAAGAAGGACAAAAGCCCTCAGTAGCAGCAGATTCACACGGACATGCCATGGATACGAAAGTAAAAGATTTCATGAATAAGCAAAAAGAAAAAATTAAAAAACAGTTCGGTAAAAACAAAGCATCGAAGGGCAAGCCGAATGGGTTAGTAAAAGTAGATCCGGCCAAAGGAACAGCTTACAACGGAAAAGTCCGTGAAGATAAAGTTCTGGTTTTGCTTACTGAATTCTCCGATTTTAAACATAACAATGTAGACCAGGAAAAGGGTTACATGTATGCCGATGATTTTAATAAAGAACATTATCAGAAGCTAATGTTCGGCAACGAAGAGTTCACGATGTTTAACGGTGAAAAAATCAAAACCTTCAAGCAATATTACGAAGAGCAATCAGGCGGAAGCTACACGGTTAATGGCGTAGTCTCTGACTGGCTGACGGTCCCTGGAAAAGCGAAGGAATACGGCGATGATAATCCGAATGGCGGACATGATAACCAAAGTCCTAAAGGAGCACGCGACCTGGTAAAGGATGCATTGAATTCTGCGGTAGCAGCGGGCATCAACCTATCTGAATACGATCATTTTGATCAATACGATTTAGATGGAGACGGCAACCAAAACGAGCCGGACGGACTGGTGGATCACTTGATGATCATCCATGCTGGTACAGGTCAGGAAGCTGGCGGCGGACGTCTTGGCAATGATGCTATTTGGTCTCACAGATGGACAATTGGTACTCAGCCATACCGTATTCCAGGAACGACATCTTCTACTCCACAATATTGGGGTGGACAAATGGCGGCATTTGACTACACAGTACAGCCTGAAGATGGAGCAGTAGGGGTATTCGCTCATGAATTTGGACATGACCTTGGTCTTCCGGATGAGTATGACACTCAATACACAGGAGCTGGCGAGCCGGTTGCATCCTGGTCGATCATGAGCGGCGGAAGCTGGAACGGAAACATTGCCGGAACAGAACCAACAAGCTTCTCTCCAATGAACAAAGAGTTCTTCCAAAAAGGAATGGGCGGAAACTGGGCAAACATTACAGAGATTGATTACAATGAGATTAATCCATTCGGCTACTCAACGGTAATCGACCAAAGTGTAACGAAGTCAAAGAACCCGGGAATCGTTAAAATCAACCTTCCGAAAAAAGCAGTAAAAGGAATTGCCCCTGCATTCGGAAATAAATACTACTACAGCACAAAAGGTGACGATCTTAATACGTCTATGAGCACACCTGTATTTGATTTGACGGCTGCTACTACAGCTAAATTTGATTACAAAGCATACTTCGATGTTGAGTTTGAGTATGACTACTTGTATGTAAATGCAGTAAAAGAAGATGGCACGAAAGTTCTTGTTGATACAATCGGAAATGATGATACGAAAGGCGATGCGTCCTCCGAATCTTCATTAGGCCAATGGGTAGACAAGTCCTATGACCTCAGCCAATTTAAAGGCAGCAAAATCAAGTTGGAATTCAACTACGTAACAGACGGCGGATTAGCCCTTGATGGCTTCGGTCTTGATAATGCAACGCTGACAGTTGACGGAAAAGTTGTCCTTTCTGATGATGCAGAGGGCACCCCAAAAATGACGCTTAATGGCTTCATCGTCTCTGATGGAAACTACTACAAGGATAACTACTACTACCTTGAGTGGAGAAACTATGCAGGATCTGATAAAGCATTAGCATTCTCAAGAGGTGCGAAATACAATACTGGAATGCTCGTATGGTATGGAGATGAAAGCTACTTGGATAACTGGACTGGACCTGCACATCACCCGGGCTACGGATTCATCGGAGTAGTTGATTCGCATCCTGAAACAGTAATGGGTACACTAAATGGCCAGAAAACAGCAGTAAATAGCACTCGCTACCAAGTAGCAGATGCAGCATTCTCATGGGACAAAACGCCTGAATTCTTCGTATCTTCTCCAACACGCGGAGATTACACGTTCAAAGGAATGCTTGGCAACACATTGTTCGATGACTCTCAGACATACATCGACTACGATCTTCCTGACGCAGGAAAAATCCTTCCTCGCAACGGCTTGAAAGTTCAAGTAATGGGCGAAGCGAAAGACAACTCTGCAGGTATGGTTTGGATCCGTAAATAA
- the brnQ gene encoding branched-chain amino acid transport system II carrier protein, with protein sequence MEKLSGKDRVLISVMLFSMFFGAGNLIFPTFLGYSAGTHTFLSLAGFIATAVGLPVMVVIAIAIHGTAENLNEKVHPYFALIFPIVIYLCIGPGLAIPRAATIAYEMGMKPFIQTGTSAQPMALGLYTLVFFGLVLWLSLSPSKLIDRLGKVLAPITLTIIAVLFVRNLFTPQAPFGAPEKIYQDNSFFQGFLDGYLTMDALGAMAFGVLITNTVRSRGMKTERQVSRSMITVGIGAGILLAVVYSILAYLGASSAGYGKAANGAGVLTLLTSNLFGEAGVVILGVLFTLACLSVSIGLVIACSQYFYKLLPSVSYRMWTAIFTLASMLIANLGLDQILSISVPILSAIYPILVVLVTIGLMEKVFKNHQPVYYIAVFFTGVYSVTEFLNKSLLKGSLDSLFHAIPLSAQGIGWLLPAIAGAAAGYAVSSFNKNKIPADQ encoded by the coding sequence ATGGAAAAACTTAGCGGGAAGGATCGGGTTCTGATCAGCGTCATGCTGTTTTCAATGTTTTTCGGAGCGGGAAATCTTATTTTCCCAACGTTCCTTGGATATTCAGCTGGAACTCATACGTTCTTATCACTTGCCGGGTTTATCGCAACAGCTGTTGGACTTCCTGTCATGGTTGTGATAGCTATTGCAATCCATGGTACAGCAGAGAATTTAAATGAGAAGGTCCATCCATATTTTGCTCTTATTTTTCCAATTGTTATTTATCTATGTATCGGACCTGGGCTTGCGATTCCGCGGGCGGCTACAATTGCTTATGAAATGGGAATGAAGCCGTTTATCCAAACGGGCACATCAGCACAGCCCATGGCATTAGGCCTTTACACACTCGTGTTTTTTGGATTGGTTCTCTGGCTGAGTCTTTCTCCTTCTAAACTTATAGACCGGCTTGGTAAAGTGTTAGCTCCTATCACCCTTACGATCATTGCTGTTTTGTTCGTCAGAAATTTGTTTACACCCCAAGCGCCATTTGGAGCTCCTGAGAAAATTTATCAGGACAATTCTTTTTTCCAGGGCTTTCTTGATGGCTATTTAACAATGGATGCTCTCGGGGCAATGGCATTCGGTGTTCTTATTACAAACACAGTCCGTTCCAGAGGGATGAAAACAGAAAGACAGGTTTCCCGCAGCATGATAACGGTCGGAATCGGAGCCGGAATTTTGCTGGCTGTCGTTTATAGTATTCTTGCTTATCTTGGTGCCTCGTCTGCCGGATATGGAAAAGCGGCAAATGGAGCTGGCGTTCTGACCCTGCTAACGAGCAATCTATTTGGTGAAGCAGGTGTAGTTATTCTTGGTGTATTGTTTACCTTAGCTTGTCTAAGCGTATCAATCGGTCTCGTGATTGCCTGCAGCCAGTATTTTTATAAATTGCTTCCATCCGTCTCTTATCGAATGTGGACAGCTATATTTACACTTGCCAGTATGCTGATTGCAAACCTTGGGCTGGATCAGATATTGAGTATTTCCGTTCCGATTTTAAGTGCCATTTATCCAATCCTAGTGGTATTGGTGACAATCGGATTAATGGAGAAAGTATTCAAAAACCATCAGCCTGTTTATTATATAGCCGTATTCTTCACAGGAGTGTACAGTGTCACTGAATTTCTAAACAAGTCTCTATTAAAAGGGAGCCTTGATAGCTTGTTTCATGCCATTCCGCTTTCTGCGCAGGGAATCGGCTGGCTGCTTCCGGCAATTGCTGGTGCTGCAGCTGGCTATGCAGTAAGCAGCTTCAATAAAAATAAAATACCTGCAGACCAGTAA